From a region of the Xanthomonas rydalmerensis genome:
- the rpsM gene encoding 30S ribosomal protein S13, whose amino-acid sequence MARIAGVNLPAQKHVWVGLQSIYGIGRTRSKKVCEAAGVTSTTKIRDLSEPEIERLRLEVGKYIVEGDLRREIGIAIKRLMDLGCYRGLRHRRGLPLRGQRTRTNARTRKGPRKAIRK is encoded by the coding sequence ATGGCGCGTATTGCAGGCGTCAACCTGCCAGCCCAGAAGCACGTCTGGGTCGGGTTGCAAAGCATCTACGGCATCGGCCGTACCCGTTCGAAGAAGGTCTGCGAAGCCGCAGGCGTGACCTCGACCACCAAGATCCGCGACCTGTCCGAGCCGGAAATCGAGCGCCTGCGTCTCGAAGTCGGCAAGTACATCGTCGAAGGCGACCTGCGTCGCGAAATCGGCATCGCCATCAAGCGACTGATGGACCTGGGCTGCTACCGCGGCCTGCGTCACCGTCGTGGCCTGCCCCTGCGCGGTCAGCGCACCCGTACCAACGCCCGCACCCGCAAGGGCCCGCGCAAGGCGATCAGGAAGTAA
- the secY gene encoding preprotein translocase subunit SecY, giving the protein MAQAGMGNLGGGLGKFTELRQRLLFVLGALIVYRIGCYVPVPGVNPEAMLALMQAQGGGIVDMFNMFSGGALHRFSIFALNVMPYISASIVIQLATHIFPSLKAMQKEGESGRRKITQYSRIGAVLLAVVQGGSIALALQNQTAPGGAPVVYAPGMGFVLTAVIALTAGTIFLMWVGEQVTERGIGNGVSLIIFAGIVAGLPAAAIQTVESFRDGNLSFIALLLIVLTILAFTLFVVFVERGQRRITVNYARRQGGRNAYMNQTSFLPLKLNMAGVIPPIFASSILAFPATLSMWSGQAASNSTFGSVLQRIANALGPGEPVHMIVFAALIIGFAFFYTALVFNSQETADNLKKSGALIPGIRPGKATADYVDGVLTRLTAAGSVYLVIVCLLPEVMRAQLGTSFHFGGTSLLIAVVVVMDFIAQIQAHLMSHQYESLLKKANLKGGSRGGGFARG; this is encoded by the coding sequence ATGGCGCAGGCTGGCATGGGTAACCTCGGCGGCGGGCTCGGCAAGTTCACGGAACTTCGCCAGCGCCTGTTGTTCGTTCTCGGCGCATTGATCGTCTATCGCATCGGCTGCTACGTGCCGGTGCCGGGCGTCAATCCCGAAGCCATGCTTGCGCTGATGCAGGCGCAGGGCGGCGGCATCGTGGACATGTTCAACATGTTCTCGGGCGGCGCCCTGCACCGTTTCAGCATCTTCGCGCTGAACGTGATGCCGTACATCTCGGCATCGATCGTGATCCAGCTGGCCACGCACATCTTCCCGTCGCTGAAGGCGATGCAGAAGGAAGGCGAGTCGGGCCGACGCAAGATCACCCAGTATTCGCGCATCGGCGCGGTGCTGCTGGCGGTGGTGCAGGGCGGCAGTATCGCCCTGGCGCTGCAGAACCAGACCGCACCGGGCGGCGCGCCGGTGGTGTACGCCCCCGGCATGGGCTTCGTGCTCACCGCGGTGATCGCGCTGACCGCCGGCACCATCTTCCTGATGTGGGTCGGCGAGCAGGTGACCGAGCGCGGCATCGGCAACGGCGTCTCGCTGATCATCTTCGCCGGCATCGTCGCCGGCCTGCCGGCAGCGGCGATCCAGACCGTGGAGTCCTTCCGCGACGGCAACCTGAGCTTCATCGCGTTGCTGCTGATCGTGCTGACCATCCTCGCCTTCACCCTGTTCGTGGTGTTCGTCGAGCGCGGACAACGGCGGATCACGGTGAACTACGCGCGCCGCCAGGGCGGTCGCAACGCGTACATGAACCAGACCTCGTTCCTGCCGCTGAAGCTCAACATGGCCGGCGTGATCCCGCCGATCTTCGCCTCGAGCATCCTCGCCTTCCCGGCGACGCTGTCGATGTGGTCGGGCCAGGCCGCCTCCAACAGCACCTTCGGCAGCGTGCTGCAGCGCATCGCCAATGCGCTCGGTCCCGGCGAACCGGTGCACATGATCGTGTTCGCTGCGCTGATCATCGGCTTCGCGTTCTTCTACACGGCGCTGGTGTTCAACTCGCAGGAAACCGCGGACAACCTGAAGAAGTCCGGCGCGCTGATTCCGGGCATCCGTCCGGGCAAGGCCACCGCCGACTACGTCGACGGCGTGCTGACCCGCCTGACCGCGGCCGGCTCGGTGTACCTGGTGATCGTGTGTCTGCTGCCGGAAGTGATGCGCGCCCAGCTCGGCACCTCGTTCCACTTCGGCGGCACCTCGCTGCTGATCGCGGTCGTGGTGGTGATGGACTTCATCGCGCAGATCCAAGCGCACCTGATGTCGCACCAGTACGAAAGCCTGTTGAAGAAGGCCAACCTCAAGGGTGGCTCGCGCGGCGGCGGTTTTGCCCGGGGTTGA
- the rplO gene encoding 50S ribosomal protein L15 yields the protein MTLHLNDLKPAPGARTERTRVGRGIGSGLGKTAGRGHKGSFARKGGGKIKAGFEGGQTPMQRRLPKIGFRSKMAKDTAEVLSYQLDNLPAGEIDFAALRAAKLVPSTAKKAKVVLKGELTKKFVLKGVAATAGAKAAIEAAGGSVQE from the coding sequence ATGACTTTGCATCTGAATGATCTGAAGCCCGCGCCGGGCGCGCGCACCGAGCGCACCCGCGTCGGTCGCGGCATCGGTTCCGGCCTGGGCAAGACCGCCGGCCGCGGCCACAAGGGTTCGTTCGCGCGCAAGGGCGGCGGCAAGATCAAGGCTGGCTTCGAAGGCGGCCAGACCCCCATGCAGCGCCGTCTGCCGAAGATCGGCTTCCGTTCGAAGATGGCCAAGGACACTGCCGAAGTGCTGTCCTACCAGCTCGACAACCTGCCGGCCGGCGAGATCGATTTCGCTGCGCTGCGCGCCGCGAAGCTGGTCCCGAGCACCGCGAAGAAGGCCAAGGTGGTCCTGAAGGGCGAACTGACCAAGAAGTTCGTGCTGAAGGGTGTCGCCGCGACCGCCGGTGCCAAGGCGGCAATCGAAGCTGCCGGCGGCAGCGTGCAGGAGTAA
- the rpmD gene encoding 50S ribosomal protein L30, producing MANESTKTVKVRLVRGLRGTQSRHRLSVRALGLNKLNDVRELKDSPQVRGLINKVQYLVQVEE from the coding sequence ATGGCTAATGAATCCACCAAGACGGTGAAGGTGCGCCTGGTGCGCGGCCTGCGTGGTACCCAGTCGCGTCACCGCCTGTCGGTGCGTGCCCTGGGCCTGAACAAGCTCAACGATGTGCGCGAACTGAAGGACAGCCCGCAAGTGCGCGGCCTGATCAACAAGGTTCAGTACCTCGTCCAGGTTGAGGAGTAA
- the rpsE gene encoding 30S ribosomal protein S5, with protein MAEEQRAPRGRDRDRNREEKVDDGMIEKLVAVNRVSKTVKGGRQFTFTALTVVGDGNGKIGFGYGKAREVPVAIQKSMEYARKGMLNIDLNNGTLWHPVKSGHGAARVFMMPASEGTGVIAGGAMRAVLEAVGVKNVLAKAVGSRNPINLVRATLRGLEDMQSPSRIAAKRGKKVEDLTHG; from the coding sequence ATGGCTGAAGAACAGCGTGCACCGCGGGGTCGTGATCGCGACCGCAACCGCGAAGAGAAAGTCGACGACGGCATGATCGAGAAGCTGGTCGCGGTCAACCGCGTCAGCAAGACGGTCAAGGGCGGTCGCCAGTTCACCTTCACCGCGCTGACCGTGGTCGGCGACGGCAACGGCAAGATCGGCTTCGGTTACGGCAAGGCGCGCGAAGTGCCGGTCGCGATCCAGAAGTCGATGGAGTATGCGCGCAAGGGCATGCTCAACATCGATCTGAACAACGGCACCCTGTGGCACCCGGTGAAGTCCGGCCACGGCGCGGCGCGCGTGTTCATGATGCCGGCCTCGGAAGGTACCGGCGTGATCGCCGGCGGCGCGATGCGCGCCGTGCTGGAAGCGGTGGGCGTGAAGAACGTGCTGGCCAAGGCCGTCGGCTCGCGCAACCCGATCAACCTGGTGCGCGCGACTCTGCGCGGCCTGGAAGACATGCAGTCGCCGTCGCGCATCGCGGCCAAGCGCGGCAAGAAGGTGGAGGATCTGACCCATGGCTAA
- the rplR gene encoding 50S ribosomal protein L18: MTINKNIARLRRAKSTRAHIRELGVARLSVLRTGQHLYAQVFTADGSKVLAAANTLQADVKDGLKNGKNSDAAAKVGKLIAERAKAAGVEKVAFDRSGYRYHGRIKALADAAREGGLQF; the protein is encoded by the coding sequence ATGACCATCAACAAGAACATCGCCCGCCTGCGTCGCGCCAAGTCGACCCGCGCTCACATCCGCGAGCTCGGCGTCGCCCGCCTGTCGGTGCTGCGCACCGGCCAGCACCTGTACGCGCAGGTCTTCACCGCCGACGGTTCCAAGGTGCTCGCTGCGGCGAACACCCTGCAGGCCGACGTCAAGGACGGCCTGAAGAACGGCAAGAACAGCGACGCCGCCGCCAAGGTCGGCAAGCTGATCGCCGAGCGCGCCAAGGCCGCGGGCGTCGAGAAGGTCGCCTTCGACCGCTCGGGCTACCGCTACCACGGCCGCATCAAGGCGCTGGCCGACGCCGCGCGCGAAGGCGGCCTGCAGTTCTGA
- the rplF gene encoding 50S ribosomal protein L6: MSRVAKKPISLPKGVELTVQADQFSVKGPKGTLSLAKPAGVEIKQENGVATLSANDPSHIAITGTVRAILANMVQGVSAGFERKLELVGVGYRATMQGKDLSLALGFSHPIVFVAPEGITLTAPTQTEILVQGADKQRVGEVAAKIRGFRPPEPYKGKGVKYAGEAIIRKEAKKA; encoded by the coding sequence ATGTCCCGCGTAGCCAAGAAGCCGATCTCCCTCCCGAAGGGCGTCGAACTCACCGTCCAGGCCGATCAGTTCAGCGTCAAGGGCCCGAAGGGCACCCTGTCGCTTGCCAAGCCGGCCGGTGTCGAAATCAAGCAGGAAAACGGTGTCGCCACGCTGTCGGCGAACGATCCGTCGCACATCGCGATCACCGGCACCGTCCGCGCCATCCTGGCGAACATGGTGCAGGGCGTGTCCGCGGGCTTCGAGCGCAAGCTCGAGCTGGTGGGCGTCGGCTACCGCGCCACGATGCAGGGCAAGGACCTGAGCCTGGCGCTCGGTTTCTCGCACCCGATCGTGTTCGTCGCGCCGGAGGGCATCACCCTGACCGCGCCGACGCAGACCGAGATCCTGGTGCAGGGCGCCGACAAGCAGCGCGTCGGCGAAGTCGCCGCCAAGATCCGCGGTTTCCGTCCGCCGGAGCCCTACAAGGGCAAGGGTGTGAAGTACGCCGGTGAAGCCATCATTCGCAAGGAAGCCAAGAAGGCCTAA
- the rpsH gene encoding 30S ribosomal protein S8 — protein sequence MSMTDPIADLLVRIKNAAAVGKPTVKMPSSKIKVAIAEVLKAEGYISDLRVNAIENNKSELEIVLKYFEGRPVIDTLKRVSRSGLRQYRGKTELPKVLGGLGVAIISTSKGIMTDAQARQAGVGGEVLCFVA from the coding sequence ATGAGCATGACTGATCCCATCGCCGACCTGCTGGTCCGCATCAAGAATGCGGCCGCGGTTGGCAAGCCGACGGTGAAAATGCCGTCCTCCAAGATCAAGGTTGCGATCGCGGAAGTGCTGAAGGCCGAAGGCTACATCAGCGATCTGCGCGTCAACGCGATCGAGAACAACAAGTCCGAACTGGAAATCGTGCTGAAGTATTTCGAGGGCCGCCCGGTCATCGATACGCTCAAGCGCGTTTCGCGTTCGGGTCTGCGCCAGTATCGCGGCAAGACCGAGCTGCCGAAGGTTCTCGGCGGTCTGGGCGTTGCCATCATTTCCACGTCCAAGGGCATCATGACCGATGCGCAGGCCCGTCAGGCCGGCGTCGGTGGCGAAGTCCTGTGCTTCGTGGCCTAA
- the rpsN gene encoding 30S ribosomal protein S14, with protein MAKTSMVNRDIKRKKLAKKFADKRDALKKIIASGTASYDEKAEAVTKLQKLPRDSSPSRQRTRCELSGRPRGVYSKFGLGRNMLRKATMNGDVPGLRKASW; from the coding sequence ATGGCAAAGACCTCCATGGTCAACCGCGACATCAAGCGCAAGAAGCTGGCGAAGAAGTTCGCCGACAAGCGTGATGCGCTGAAGAAGATCATCGCCTCCGGCACCGCCTCGTACGACGAGAAGGCCGAGGCCGTGACCAAGCTGCAGAAGCTGCCGCGCGATTCGTCGCCGAGCCGCCAGCGTACCCGTTGCGAACTGTCCGGCCGCCCGCGTGGCGTGTACAGCAAGTTCGGCCTGGGCCGCAACATGCTGCGCAAGGCGACCATGAACGGCGACGTTCCGGGCCTGCGCAAGGCCAGCTGGTAA
- the rplE gene encoding 50S ribosomal protein L5, whose product MTSRLEKIYKEEVVPALMKKFGYTNPMEVPKLVKVTLNMGVGEAATNKKILENAVADMAKVSGQKPVVTKSRISVASFKIRDGWPIGCKTTLRRAKMYEFLDRLINISLPRVRDFRGVSGRSFDGRGNFNMGVKEQIIFPEIDFDAVDAIRGMDIAITTTAKTDAEAKALLEAFKFPFRN is encoded by the coding sequence ATGACTTCCCGTCTCGAAAAGATCTACAAGGAAGAAGTGGTACCGGCTCTGATGAAGAAGTTCGGTTACACCAATCCGATGGAAGTGCCGAAGCTGGTCAAGGTCACGCTGAACATGGGCGTGGGCGAGGCGGCGACGAACAAGAAGATCCTGGAAAACGCCGTCGCCGACATGGCCAAGGTCTCCGGTCAGAAGCCGGTGGTGACCAAGTCGCGCATCTCGGTGGCGTCGTTCAAGATCCGCGATGGCTGGCCGATCGGCTGCAAGACCACGCTGCGTCGCGCCAAGATGTACGAGTTCCTGGACCGCCTGATCAACATCTCGCTGCCGCGCGTGCGCGACTTCCGCGGTGTCTCGGGGCGTTCGTTCGACGGCCGCGGCAACTTCAACATGGGCGTGAAGGAGCAGATCATCTTCCCGGAAATCGACTTCGACGCCGTCGATGCGATCCGCGGTATGGATATCGCCATCACCACCACCGCCAAGACCGACGCCGAAGCCAAGGCGCTGCTCGAAGCGTTCAAGTTCCCGTTCCGTAACTGA
- the rplX gene encoding 50S ribosomal protein L24, with amino-acid sequence MANRIKKGDQVVVTTGKDKGKQGEVVRVDGDRVVVSNANIVKRHTKPNPQAGVAGGVVEREASIHISNVAIVNPATGKGERVGFKVLEDGRKLRVFRSSGEALDA; translated from the coding sequence ATGGCTAACCGTATCAAGAAGGGCGACCAGGTCGTCGTCACCACCGGCAAGGACAAGGGCAAGCAGGGCGAAGTCGTCCGCGTCGACGGCGACCGCGTGGTCGTCTCCAACGCGAACATCGTCAAGCGCCACACCAAGCCGAACCCGCAGGCGGGCGTCGCCGGCGGCGTGGTCGAGCGCGAAGCGTCGATCCATATTTCCAACGTGGCGATCGTCAACCCGGCGACGGGCAAGGGCGAGCGCGTTGGCTTCAAGGTGCTGGAGGATGGACGCAAACTGCGTGTGTTCCGCTCCAGCGGTGAGGCGCTCGACGCCTGA
- the rplN gene encoding 50S ribosomal protein L14 has translation MIQMQSYLDVADNSGAKEVMCIKVLGGSKRRYAHIGDIIKVTVKDAIPRGKVKKGEVYDAVVVRTRKGVRRPDGSLIRFDGNAAVLLNNKQEPIGTRIFGPVTRELRSEKFMKIVSLAPEVL, from the coding sequence ATGATCCAGATGCAGAGCTACCTCGACGTCGCCGACAATTCCGGTGCCAAGGAAGTGATGTGCATCAAGGTGCTGGGCGGCTCCAAGCGCCGCTACGCGCACATTGGCGACATCATCAAGGTCACCGTCAAGGACGCGATCCCGCGCGGCAAGGTCAAGAAGGGCGAAGTCTACGACGCCGTCGTCGTGCGTACCCGCAAGGGTGTGCGTCGTCCGGACGGTTCGTTGATCCGCTTCGACGGCAACGCCGCGGTGTTGCTCAACAACAAGCAGGAGCCGATCGGCACGCGCATCTTCGGGCCTGTTACCCGCGAGCTGCGTTCCGAGAAGTTCATGAAGATCGTCTCGCTCGCTCCCGAAGTGCTGTGA
- the rpsQ gene encoding 30S ribosomal protein S17, producing the protein MSDNNESKTLRTVEGRVVSNKMDKTVTVLVERQVKHALYGKYIKRSTKLHAHDADNACNEGDVVRVTEIAPMSKTKNWRVVEIVTRAAE; encoded by the coding sequence ATGAGCGACAATAACGAAAGCAAGACGCTGCGCACGGTCGAAGGCCGTGTGGTCAGCAATAAGATGGACAAGACCGTCACCGTGCTGGTGGAGCGTCAGGTCAAGCATGCGCTGTACGGCAAGTACATCAAGCGCTCGACCAAGCTCCACGCCCACGATGCCGACAACGCCTGCAACGAAGGCGATGTCGTGCGCGTGACCGAGATTGCGCCGATGTCCAAGACCAAGAACTGGCGGGTGGTGGAAATCGTCACCCGCGCGGCCGAATAA
- the rpmC gene encoding 50S ribosomal protein L29, whose protein sequence is MDIKQLREKSADDLKAHLTDLRKEQFALRMQQVTGQLPKTHETRRVRREIARVKHLLGSTK, encoded by the coding sequence ATGGACATCAAACAACTCCGCGAGAAGTCGGCCGACGATCTGAAGGCCCACCTGACCGATCTGCGCAAGGAGCAGTTCGCCCTGCGCATGCAGCAGGTCACCGGGCAGCTGCCGAAGACTCACGAAACCCGCCGGGTGCGCCGCGAGATCGCTCGCGTCAAGCACCTGCTCGGCAGCACGAAGTAA
- the rplP gene encoding 50S ribosomal protein L16: MLQPKRTKYRKMHKGRNDGLAWSGNAVSFGEYGLKATAHGQLTARQIEAARRSISRYVKRGGKMWIRVFPDKPITKKPIEVRMGSGKGNVEYWVAQIQPGRMIYEIEGVGEDVAREAFRLAAAKLSVTTTFVTRTVR; this comes from the coding sequence ATGTTGCAACCCAAGCGAACCAAATACCGCAAGATGCACAAGGGTCGTAACGACGGCCTGGCGTGGAGCGGAAACGCCGTCAGCTTCGGCGAGTACGGGCTGAAGGCCACGGCGCACGGTCAGCTGACCGCGCGCCAGATCGAAGCGGCGCGCCGCTCGATCAGCCGCTACGTCAAGCGCGGCGGCAAGATGTGGATCCGCGTGTTCCCGGACAAGCCGATCACCAAGAAGCCGATCGAAGTGCGAATGGGCTCCGGTAAGGGTAACGTCGAGTACTGGGTCGCGCAGATCCAGCCCGGTCGCATGATCTATGAAATCGAAGGTGTCGGCGAAGATGTCGCGCGCGAGGCGTTCCGCCTGGCCGCTGCCAAGCTTTCGGTGACCACCACCTTCGTGACCCGGACGGTACGCTGA
- the rpsC gene encoding 30S ribosomal protein S3, translating to MGHKVHPIGIRLGIAKDWNSKWYANKGEFAGYLAADLKVREMLRKKLAQAGISKILIERPAKTARVTIHTARPGVVIGKRGEDIEKLRKEVSEMMGVPAHINVTEVRKPELDAQLVAESIAQQLERRIMFRRAMKRSVGNAMRLGALGIKVNVAGRLNGAEIARSEWYREGRVPLHTLRADIDYGFAEAKTTYGIIGIKVWIYKGEIFDFSQVGQEKQDDSPRNDRNDRGDRGDRPSRPAREAR from the coding sequence ATGGGTCATAAAGTTCATCCGATCGGAATCCGCCTGGGTATCGCCAAGGACTGGAATTCCAAGTGGTACGCCAACAAGGGCGAGTTCGCCGGTTACCTGGCGGCCGACCTCAAGGTCCGCGAAATGCTGCGCAAGAAGCTGGCGCAGGCGGGCATCAGCAAGATCCTGATCGAGCGTCCGGCCAAGACCGCGCGCGTGACGATCCACACCGCCCGCCCGGGCGTGGTGATCGGCAAGCGCGGTGAGGACATCGAGAAGCTGCGGAAGGAAGTGAGCGAGATGATGGGCGTCCCCGCCCACATCAACGTCACCGAAGTGCGCAAGCCGGAGCTGGACGCGCAGCTGGTCGCCGAGTCGATCGCGCAGCAGCTGGAGCGTCGCATCATGTTCCGCCGCGCGATGAAGCGCTCGGTCGGCAACGCGATGCGCCTGGGTGCCTTGGGCATCAAGGTCAACGTCGCCGGCCGTCTGAACGGTGCGGAAATCGCCCGTTCCGAGTGGTACCGCGAAGGCCGCGTGCCGCTGCACACGCTGCGTGCCGACATCGACTACGGCTTCGCTGAAGCCAAGACGACCTACGGCATCATCGGCATCAAGGTCTGGATCTACAAGGGCGAGATCTTCGATTTCTCCCAGGTTGGCCAGGAAAAGCAGGACGATTCCCCGCGCAACGATCGTAATGATCGCGGCGACCGTGGCGACCGTCCGTCGCGTCCGGCCCGTGAAGCGAGGTAA
- the rplV gene encoding 50S ribosomal protein L22, whose translation MEAKAILRTARISPQKARLVADQVRGLSAERAVNLLKFSDKKAAHLIKKVVESAIANAENNQGADVDELKVKTIMVDEGPTLKRFMARAKGRGTRILKRTSHITVVVGAAK comes from the coding sequence ATGGAAGCGAAAGCAATCCTGCGCACCGCGCGCATCTCCCCGCAGAAGGCCCGCCTGGTCGCTGACCAGGTGCGCGGTCTTTCCGCCGAGCGGGCGGTCAACCTGCTGAAGTTCTCGGACAAGAAGGCTGCCCACCTGATCAAGAAGGTGGTGGAGTCGGCGATCGCCAATGCCGAGAACAACCAGGGCGCGGATGTCGACGAGCTGAAGGTCAAGACCATCATGGTTGATGAAGGTCCGACCCTGAAGCGTTTCATGGCGCGGGCGAAAGGCCGCGGTACCCGCATCCTCAAGCGCACCAGCCACATCACTGTGGTTGTGGGCGCCGCCAAGTAA
- the rpsS gene encoding 30S ribosomal protein S19: protein MARSLKKGPFVDHHLVKKVEAAAGSKRPIKTWSRRSMILPEMVGFTIAVHNGKNHVPVLVNENMVGHKLGEFAVTRTFKGHGGDKKSSR from the coding sequence ATGGCACGTTCACTCAAGAAGGGCCCGTTCGTCGATCACCACCTCGTCAAGAAGGTGGAGGCCGCGGCCGGCAGCAAGCGTCCGATCAAGACCTGGTCGCGACGTTCGATGATCCTGCCGGAGATGGTGGGTTTCACCATCGCCGTGCATAACGGCAAGAACCACGTTCCGGTGCTGGTCAACGAGAACATGGTCGGCCACAAGCTCGGCGAATTTGCCGTCACCCGGACCTTCAAGGGTCACGGTGGCGACAAGAAGTCGAGCCGGTAA
- the rplB gene encoding 50S ribosomal protein L2 gives MPLMKFKPTSAGRRSAVRVVTPDLHKGAPHAALVEKQSKSGGRNHHGRITTRHVGGGHKQHYRVIDFKRNKEGIPARVERIEYDPNRTAHIALLCYADGERRYIIAPKGLKAGDQVIAGSDAPIKTGNTLPLRNIPVGTTVHGIELKPGKGAQIARAAGAAVQLVAREGIYATLRLRSGEMRKVPAECRATIGEVGNDEHNLEKLGKAGAKRWRGVRPTVRGAAMNPVDHPHGGGEAKAGQGNPHPVTPWGVPTKGYKTRHNKRTEQFIVRDRRG, from the coding sequence ATGCCATTGATGAAATTCAAGCCCACCTCCGCAGGCCGTCGTTCGGCCGTGCGCGTGGTCACGCCCGATCTGCACAAGGGCGCCCCGCACGCTGCACTGGTGGAAAAGCAGAGCAAGTCCGGTGGTCGTAACCACCACGGCCGCATCACCACCCGCCACGTCGGCGGTGGCCACAAGCAGCACTACCGCGTCATCGACTTCAAGCGCAACAAGGAAGGTATCCCGGCGCGCGTGGAGCGGATCGAATACGATCCCAACCGCACCGCCCATATCGCCCTGCTGTGCTACGCCGACGGCGAGCGCCGCTACATCATCGCGCCGAAGGGCCTGAAGGCCGGCGACCAGGTGATCGCGGGTTCGGATGCGCCGATCAAGACCGGCAACACCCTGCCGCTGCGCAACATCCCGGTCGGTACCACCGTCCACGGGATCGAGCTGAAGCCGGGCAAGGGCGCGCAGATTGCGCGTGCCGCCGGCGCCGCGGTGCAGCTGGTCGCGCGTGAAGGCATCTACGCCACCCTGCGTCTGCGCTCCGGCGAAATGCGCAAGGTGCCGGCCGAGTGCCGCGCCACCATCGGCGAAGTCGGCAACGACGAGCACAACCTCGAGAAGCTGGGCAAGGCGGGCGCGAAGCGCTGGCGCGGCGTGCGTCCGACCGTTCGCGGTGCGGCCATGAACCCGGTCGACCACCCGCACGGTGGTGGTGAGGCGAAGGCCGGTCAGGGTAATCCGCATCCGGTCACCCCGTGGGGTGTCCCGACCAAGGGTTACAAGACGCGCCATAACAAGCGCACCGAACAATTCATCGTCCGCGATCGTAGGGGCTAA
- the rplW gene encoding 50S ribosomal protein L23 encodes MSSNEKIFSVLRAPRVSEKTARLQELSNQYVFEISNEATKADVKAAVEQLFDVKVESVNVLNVKGKNKSFRSRSGRRGDWRKAYVRLAEGQSIDVTAKA; translated from the coding sequence ATGAGCAGCAACGAAAAAATCTTCAGCGTGCTGCGCGCTCCGCGTGTCTCCGAAAAGACCGCGCGCCTGCAGGAACTCTCCAATCAGTACGTCTTCGAGATTTCGAACGAAGCCACCAAGGCCGATGTCAAGGCCGCGGTCGAGCAGCTGTTCGACGTCAAGGTCGAGTCGGTCAACGTGTTGAACGTCAAGGGCAAGAACAAGTCCTTCCGTTCGCGCAGCGGTCGTCGCGGCGATTGGCGCAAGGCGTACGTGCGTCTGGCCGAAGGCCAGTCCATCGACGTAACGGCCAAGGCCTGA
- the rplD gene encoding 50S ribosomal protein L4, producing the protein MELVITGSNNKVSVSDAVFGRDFSEDLVHQVVVAYRNAGRAGTKAQKTRSEVNGTTKKSKKQKGGGARHGALTAPIFVGGGVTFAAKPRSFEQKVNRKMYRAAICAILSELNRQGRLMVVDAFDVEASKTKGLIEKLKGLEVGKRPLIVTEEASEHLYLSARNLPYVEVRDVQGLDPVSLVGADTVVITADAVKKVEEWLA; encoded by the coding sequence ATGGAACTCGTTATCACGGGTAGCAACAACAAGGTCTCGGTCTCCGATGCCGTGTTCGGCCGCGATTTCAGCGAGGATCTGGTTCACCAGGTCGTCGTCGCTTATCGCAACGCCGGCCGCGCCGGCACCAAGGCGCAGAAGACGCGTTCGGAAGTCAACGGCACCACCAAGAAGTCGAAGAAGCAGAAGGGCGGTGGCGCTCGCCACGGCGCGCTGACCGCTCCGATCTTCGTCGGCGGTGGCGTGACCTTCGCGGCCAAGCCGCGCAGCTTCGAGCAGAAGGTCAACCGCAAGATGTACCGCGCGGCCATCTGCGCGATCCTCTCGGAACTGAACCGCCAGGGCCGCCTGATGGTCGTCGACGCGTTCGACGTCGAGGCCAGCAAGACCAAGGGCCTGATTGAGAAGCTGAAGGGTCTGGAAGTGGGCAAGCGCCCGCTGATCGTGACCGAAGAAGCGTCCGAGCATCTGTACCTGTCCGCCCGCAACCTTCCCTACGTGGAAGTGCGCGACGTGCAGGGCCTGGATCCGGTGTCGCTGGTCGGGGCCGATACGGTCGTGATCACCGCCGATGCGGTCAAGAAGGTCGAGGAGTGGCTGGCATGA